A genomic window from Patescibacteria group bacterium includes:
- a CDS encoding redoxin family protein, whose amino-acid sequence MNPQNQKVTISIALIALVVGGITYLDSQKVSRDTIGGKVEVQTTGDKEEKAKRYPIAKEITTPDGFINTDGKSVTIGEFVGKKVVLLDIWTYSCINCQRTTPYLNAWYEKYKDKGLVIIGLHTPEFGFEKVYQNVLEATNRLGIKYPVVLDNDYSTWNAYQNRFWPRKYLIDIDGFMVYDHIGEGGYEETEEKIVELLNERSLRLGMDAVVKAGVADKNTETTDFSKIKTPEIYIGAARLSALANIPSTECLSGVCEYVLPETTALNTFTLGGKWAMGAENAVLSSDTGTIRLRFSANKVNLVAGAPKNVSAEIFLDGVPIQASLAGSEVMDGQVIFNTHNLYNLVDLKGDYGEHLLEIRFLQGEVSAFAFTFG is encoded by the coding sequence ATGAATCCTCAAAATCAAAAAGTTACAATATCCATCGCACTCATCGCTCTCGTTGTCGGCGGTATCACATACCTTGATTCACAAAAAGTTTCTCGCGACACAATCGGCGGAAAAGTGGAGGTACAAACGACCGGAGATAAAGAAGAAAAAGCCAAGCGATATCCGATTGCAAAAGAGATCACGACCCCCGACGGATTCATTAACACGGATGGGAAGTCCGTCACGATAGGTGAGTTTGTCGGGAAAAAAGTCGTGCTTCTTGATATCTGGACGTACTCTTGTATTAACTGTCAGCGGACAACGCCATATTTGAACGCGTGGTACGAAAAATATAAGGACAAGGGGCTGGTCATCATTGGGCTCCATACCCCAGAGTTTGGGTTTGAGAAGGTGTACCAGAATGTGCTTGAAGCGACAAATAGACTGGGGATCAAATATCCTGTGGTTCTTGATAACGACTATTCCACATGGAACGCGTACCAGAACCGATTCTGGCCGAGAAAGTATTTGATAGATATTGACGGCTTCATGGTGTACGACCACATCGGAGAAGGCGGTTATGAAGAAACAGAGGAGAAAATAGTAGAGCTCTTAAATGAACGTTCTCTCCGCTTGGGTATGGATGCAGTCGTGAAAGCGGGTGTCGCGGACAAGAACACGGAAACAACCGATTTCTCAAAAATAAAAACGCCGGAAATCTATATCGGCGCCGCGCGGCTCTCCGCGCTCGCTAACATCCCGAGTACCGAGTGTCTTTCAGGTGTGTGCGAATATGTGCTTCCCGAAACAACTGCGCTGAACACGTTTACACTTGGTGGCAAGTGGGCAATGGGAGCCGAGAACGCGGTGCTTTCTTCTGATACGGGAACCATACGTCTTCGCTTTTCGGCAAACAAAGTAAATCTCGTCGCGGGCGCTCCCAAAAATGTGAGCGCAGAAATTTTTCTTGACGGCGTGCCGATACAAGCGTCCTTGGCAGGTAGTGAGGTGATGGACGGGCAAGTTATTTTCAACACGCACAACCTCTACAATCTCGTTGATTTGAAAGGTGATTATGGTGAACATCTATTGGAAATTCGTTTTCTGCAGGGCGAGGTTTCGGCGTTTGCCTTTACGTTTGGATAG